From the Tenacibaculum dicentrarchi genome, the window ACTTTTGTTATTGATGAAAAAGGAATAATTATAGATGTTATTAGTAAAGTAAAAACAAAAGAACACGCAAGTCAAATTTTAGGAGAATAAAAAAACCGAGCTTTTAAGCTCGGTTTTTTATTTTTTATAAACGGTTTTCTATCCATTTTTGAAAACTGTAAAAATTTTGAGGAGCAACACCGTGTCCTACTGGGTATTCTGAATAATCATTTTTTAAATTATTAGCGTTTAAAAATACAGGTGCTTTTCTTGCCCAATCAACAGGAATTACTTGGTCAACAGTTCCGTGAGAAATATAATAATCAGTTGTGATTTTAGTATTTTCTTGCTGATTTTTGATTAATTTTTCATCAATATAACCGCTCAAGGCAATAACGTGTTGCACTTTATTCGGATAATTAAAGCTCAAGGCATAGCTTAAAATAGCACCTTGACTAAAACCTAAAATAAAAGTTTTATCAGGATTTGTGTTATATTTCGATTTAATTTCATCAATAAAATTAGCAATTTTAGTTACAGATGT encodes:
- a CDS encoding alpha/beta hydrolase, which encodes MLNYIVREPKQATTNPPLLILLHGYGSNEEDLFSFAQELPENILIISAQAPYTMGGSAFAWYAINFDAVKGKFSDLEQAATSVTKIANFIDEIKSKYNTNPDKTFILGFSQGAILSYALSFNYPNKVQHVIALSGYIDEKLIKNQQENTKITTDYYISHGTVDQVIPVDWARKAPVFLNANNLKNDYSEYPVGHGVAPQNFYSFQKWIENRL